The following proteins are encoded in a genomic region of Alphaproteobacteria bacterium:
- the rplL gene encoding 50S ribosomal protein L7/L12: MTDIQKIAEDLSKLTVMEAAELSKLLEEKWGVSAAAPVAVAAAPAAGGGEAAEAKDSFDVILAAAGEKKIEVIKVVREITALGLKEAKDLVEAAPKPVKEGATKDEAEKIKKKLEEAGAKVDLK, from the coding sequence ATGACTGATATTCAAAAAATTGCTGAAGATCTATCAAAACTAACAGTTATGGAAGCGGCTGAACTTTCTAAGCTTCTCGAAGAAAAATGGGGCGTATCTGCTGCTGCTCCAGTTGCTGTTGCTGCAGCTCCTGCTGCTGGTGGCGGTGAAGCTGCTGAAGCAAAAGACTCATTCGATGTGATTCTTGCTGCTGCAGGCGAAAAGAAAATTGAAGTGATTAAAGTTGTTCGCGAAATCACAGCTCTCGGTCTTAAAGAAGCAAAAGACCTCGTTGAAGCTGCTCCAAAACCAGTTAAAGAAGGAGCAACAAAAGACGAAGCTGAGAAAATCAAGAAAAAACTTGAAGAAGCAGGCGCAAAAGTCGACCTTAAGTAA
- the rpoB gene encoding DNA-directed RNA polymerase subunit beta: MAKSFTGRKRIRSSFERIKEIIKIPNLIEVQRQSYEGFLQLNVPPEKRQNLGLQEVFKSVYPVKDFAGKAVLDFVKYEFEKPKYDIEECQQQDMTFASPLKVTLRLSVFDIDEETGLKSLRDIKEQDVYMGDIPLMTDKGTFVINGSERVIVSQMHRSPGVFFAHDRGKTHVSGKLLFAARIIPYRGSWIDFEFDARDILYVRIDRRRKLPASTLLMALDNQATEALREKKKNKALSAYETVGMSREEILSHFYDTSVYKKSKKGWVTPFSPERLKGQKLVNDLIDASTGDVLLEAGQKITPRQLKKLAEEKVKDILVSDSEMVGLYLAEDIINESTGEVWLEAGDEITKESLVLLDKENCKEIRVLYIDHINVGPYMRNTLAIDKNNTREEALIDIYRVMRPGEPPTLESAEALFKSLFFDAERYDLSAVGRVKMNERLDFEADDSIRTLRKMDIIAILKILHELKDGRGEVDDIDHLSNRRVRSVGELMENQYRLGLLRMERATRERMSSVEIDTVMPHDLINAKPAAAVVREFFGTSQLSQFMDQVNPLSEITHKRRMSALGPGGLTRERAGFEVRDVHPTHYGRICPIETPEGPNIGLINSLSTFARVNQYGFIESPYRKVENGKVSSEVVYLSAMQESKYTIAQANAKLDKTGKFVEELVTCRENAEYVMKRPEDIQLIDVSPKQIVSVAASLIPFLENDDANRALMGSNMQRQAVPLIKTDAPLVGTGMEATVAQDSGVSVVARRSGVVDQIDASRIVIRATDDVDSSTPVVDIYNLRKFQRSNQSTCINQKPVVKVGDLIEKGDIIADGPSTDLGELALGRNVLVAFMPWNGYNFEDSILISERIVKDDVFTSIHIEEFEAAARDTKLGQEEITRDIPNVGEEGLRILDEAGIVYIGAKVNPGDILVGKVTPKGESPMTPEEKLLRAIFGEKASDVRDTSLRLPPGVSGTVVEVRVYSRRGIEKDERSVAIERAQIERLSKDRDDERAILERGYFNRLKDMILGQKVISGPKGVKKGALINDDLLAEYTPGQWRQIVVDNENLMKNIEAASAVFDKSIEALKARFEDKVEKIQRGDELPPGVMKMVKVFVAVKRKLQPGDKMAGRHGNKGVVSKIIPVEDMPYLDDGTPVDLVLNPLGVPSRMNVGQILETHLGWASAGLGRQISQVLTNLENQGVKALTADNSTHAKADTKELKAKLKDIYGDDVYKNDIENLNNSELFELAGNLCKGVPFASPVFDGAKEEDIVKMLDKAGLDRSGQVTLIDGRTGETFDRKVTVGYIYMLKLAHMVDDKIHARSIGPYSLVTQQPLGGKAQFGGQRFGEMEVWALEAYGAAYTLQEMLTFKSDDVSGRTKVYESIIRGDDNFEAGIPESFNVLMKELRSLGLNVELQQTRY; encoded by the coding sequence ATGGCCAAGTCATTTACAGGTCGTAAGCGTATTCGTAGTAGCTTTGAACGAATTAAAGAAATTATCAAAATTCCAAATCTGATTGAAGTTCAGAGACAGTCATATGAGGGGTTTTTACAGTTAAATGTGCCACCAGAAAAAAGGCAAAATTTAGGTCTACAAGAAGTATTTAAATCAGTCTACCCAGTGAAAGATTTCGCGGGTAAGGCTGTATTGGACTTTGTCAAATATGAATTTGAAAAGCCAAAGTATGACATTGAAGAGTGTCAACAGCAAGATATGACATTTGCATCACCGCTCAAAGTGACATTACGCTTGAGTGTTTTTGACATTGATGAAGAAACAGGTCTTAAATCCTTAAGAGATATCAAAGAGCAAGACGTCTATATGGGCGATATTCCTTTGATGACAGATAAAGGTACCTTCGTTATTAATGGATCAGAACGTGTTATCGTCTCTCAAATGCATAGATCGCCAGGTGTCTTCTTTGCGCATGATAGAGGTAAAACACATGTGTCAGGTAAACTTTTGTTTGCAGCGCGTATTATTCCATACAGAGGCTCATGGATTGACTTTGAATTTGATGCGCGTGATATTCTTTATGTCCGTATTGACCGTCGTCGTAAATTGCCAGCATCGACCTTATTGATGGCACTTGATAACCAGGCAACAGAAGCTCTACGTGAGAAGAAAAAGAACAAAGCTTTGTCTGCTTATGAAACAGTTGGTATGTCGAGAGAAGAAATACTGTCTCATTTCTATGATACAAGTGTTTATAAAAAGAGTAAAAAAGGGTGGGTTACACCTTTTAGTCCAGAGCGTCTGAAAGGGCAAAAGCTTGTTAATGATCTGATTGATGCATCAACAGGCGATGTTTTGTTAGAAGCAGGGCAAAAAATCACACCAAGACAGCTTAAAAAATTAGCTGAAGAAAAGGTAAAAGACATTCTTGTGTCTGATTCTGAAATGGTCGGTCTTTATCTTGCAGAAGACATCATCAATGAATCAACAGGTGAAGTTTGGCTTGAAGCAGGTGATGAAATCACAAAAGAAAGCCTTGTTCTTCTTGACAAGGAAAATTGCAAAGAAATCAGAGTTCTCTACATTGATCATATCAATGTTGGTCCATATATGCGTAATACGCTTGCAATTGACAAAAACAATACAAGAGAAGAAGCTCTCATCGATATCTATCGTGTGATGCGTCCAGGTGAGCCTCCAACATTGGAATCAGCTGAAGCTCTCTTTAAATCATTGTTCTTTGATGCTGAGCGTTATGATTTATCAGCTGTTGGTCGTGTAAAGATGAATGAACGTCTTGATTTTGAAGCTGATGATTCAATTAGAACATTGCGTAAAATGGATATTATCGCGATTCTTAAAATTCTCCATGAGTTAAAAGACGGTCGTGGTGAGGTTGATGATATTGACCACTTGAGCAATCGTCGTGTTCGTTCAGTTGGTGAATTGATGGAAAATCAGTATCGCTTAGGTCTTCTTCGTATGGAGCGTGCAACACGTGAACGGATGAGTTCTGTTGAGATTGATACTGTGATGCCGCATGATCTGATTAATGCTAAACCAGCGGCAGCTGTTGTGCGCGAGTTCTTTGGAACATCGCAATTGTCTCAGTTTATGGATCAAGTGAATCCACTTTCTGAAATTACACACAAACGTCGTATGTCAGCATTGGGCCCAGGAGGTCTAACGCGTGAACGTGCAGGTTTTGAAGTTCGTGACGTTCACCCAACTCACTATGGCCGGATCTGTCCAATTGAGACTCCTGAGGGGCCAAACATTGGTTTGATCAACTCTCTATCGACTTTTGCGCGTGTGAATCAGTATGGATTTATTGAAAGCCCGTATCGTAAAGTTGAAAATGGTAAAGTTTCAAGTGAAGTTGTCTATTTATCAGCGATGCAAGAGAGCAAATATACAATTGCTCAGGCGAATGCAAAGTTAGATAAAACAGGTAAATTCGTTGAAGAGCTTGTGACTTGTCGTGAGAATGCTGAATATGTGATGAAGCGTCCTGAAGACATTCAACTCATTGACGTATCGCCAAAGCAAATTGTATCTGTTGCGGCCTCTTTGATTCCGTTCTTAGAGAACGACGATGCGAACCGTGCGTTGATGGGTTCAAACATGCAACGTCAGGCAGTACCTCTCATTAAAACAGATGCACCACTCGTTGGTACAGGTATGGAAGCAACAGTTGCTCAAGATTCTGGGGTATCAGTTGTTGCCCGTAGATCTGGTGTAGTTGATCAGATTGATGCCTCACGTATCGTGATTCGTGCAACAGATGATGTTGATTCATCAACACCAGTTGTTGATATCTATAATCTGCGTAAGTTCCAAAGATCGAACCAAAGCACCTGTATCAATCAAAAGCCAGTTGTTAAAGTTGGTGATTTGATTGAAAAAGGCGATATTATTGCTGATGGTCCTTCAACAGATCTTGGTGAATTGGCTCTTGGACGCAACGTTCTTGTCGCTTTTATGCCTTGGAATGGTTATAACTTTGAGGATTCAATTCTGATTTCAGAAAGAATTGTGAAAGATGACGTCTTTACATCAATTCATATTGAAGAATTTGAAGCGGCAGCAAGAGATACGAAACTAGGACAAGAAGAAATCACGCGCGATATTCCGAATGTGGGTGAAGAAGGTCTTAGAATTCTCGATGAAGCAGGTATTGTTTACATTGGTGCTAAAGTAAACCCGGGCGATATTCTGGTTGGTAAAGTAACACCAAAAGGTGAAAGCCCAATGACACCAGAAGAAAAGCTATTACGTGCTATTTTTGGTGAAAAAGCATCAGATGTGCGTGATACAAGTCTTCGCTTGCCACCTGGTGTATCTGGAACGGTTGTAGAAGTTCGCGTTTATTCACGTCGTGGTATTGAAAAAGATGAACGTTCAGTTGCAATCGAAAGAGCACAGATTGAACGCTTGTCAAAAGATAGAGACGATGAAAGAGCTATTCTTGAACGTGGTTATTTTAATCGCTTGAAAGATATGATCTTGGGACAAAAAGTTATTTCTGGACCTAAGGGTGTGAAAAAAGGTGCATTGATCAATGATGACCTTTTGGCTGAGTACACTCCAGGACAGTGGCGTCAGATTGTTGTTGATAATGAAAATCTCATGAAAAATATTGAAGCTGCATCAGCAGTGTTTGATAAGAGTATTGAGGCTCTCAAAGCAAGATTTGAAGACAAGGTTGAAAAAATTCAACGTGGTGATGAATTGCCTCCAGGCGTGATGAAAATGGTTAAAGTTTTCGTTGCGGTGAAGAGAAAATTACAACCAGGTGATAAAATGGCGGGACGTCACGGAAATAAAGGTGTGGTCTCTAAAATTATCCCAGTTGAAGATATGCCATATCTTGATGATGGAACGCCGGTTGACTTGGTTCTCAATCCTCTTGGTGTGCCGAGCCGTATGAACGTGGGTCAGATTCTTGAAACACACTTAGGTTGGGCTTCAGCAGGTCTAGGAAGACAGATCTCACAAGTTCTAACAAATCTTGAAAACCAAGGTGTTAAGGCGCTAACTGCTGATAATTCTACGCATGCTAAAGCTGATACAAAAGAACTAAAAGCCAAATTGAAAGATATTTACGGTGATGATGTTTATAAAAATGACATTGAGAACCTCAATAACTCTGAATTGTTTGAGTTGGCTGGAAATCTTTGCAAGGGTGTACCGTTCGCATCTCCTGTATTTGATGGTGCTAAAGAGGAAGATATCGTTAAGATGCTTGATAAAGCAGGGCTTGATCGTTCAGGTCAGGTAACCTTGATTGACGGTAGAACAGGTGAAACATTTGATCGTAAAGTAACCGTTGGTTATATTTATATGCTCAAATTGGCTCACATGGTTGATGATAAAATTCACGCACGATCAATTGGTCCTTATTCTCTTGTTACGCAGCAACCTCTTGGTGGTAAAGCTCAGTTCGGTGGACAGCGTTTCGGTGAGATGGAAGTTTGGGCACTTGAAGCTTATGGTGCAGCTTATACACTTCAAGAAATGCTTACATTTAAATCGGATGACGTGTCGGGTAGAACAAAAGTATATGAATCTATCATACGTGGTGATGATAACTTTGAGGCTGGTATCCCTGAATCATTCAACGTTTTGATGAAGGAATTGCGGTCACTTGGTTTGAATGTAGAGCTACAGCAAACACGGTATTAA
- the rplJ gene encoding 50S ribosomal protein L10, with the protein MDRTQKEQAVQELNADLATKAQIVLVLEQTGLTVAESTELRRSMSGAGARFKVVKNTLASLAIVGTPFENLKDLLKGPTILAYSADPVAPAKVANDFAKKNDKLKVMGGSFNGKLLAEQDVSYLAKLPSLDQLRSTLIAMIQTPGTRIAGVLQAPAGQLARVCGAYGSKS; encoded by the coding sequence GGCAACAAAAGCACAAATCGTTTTGGTTCTCGAGCAAACAGGTTTGACTGTAGCCGAATCAACAGAACTTAGACGCTCAATGTCTGGTGCTGGTGCAAGGTTTAAAGTTGTGAAGAATACACTTGCGTCTCTTGCGATTGTTGGAACACCATTTGAAAATCTGAAGGACCTTTTAAAGGGGCCGACAATTTTAGCATATTCTGCTGATCCTGTCGCACCTGCAAAAGTTGCTAACGATTTTGCAAAGAAGAATGACAAGTTAAAAGTCATGGGTGGATCCTTTAATGGTAAGCTTTTAGCTGAACAAGATGTCAGCTATCTAGCTAAATTGCCATCATTGGATCAGTTGCGCTCAACATTGATTGCAATGATTCAAACCCCTGGTACCCGCATTGCGGGCGTTCTTCAAGCACCAGCCGGTCAATTGGCTCGTGTTTGTGGTGCCTATGGTTCCAAATCGTAA